One genomic segment of Helianthus annuus cultivar XRQ/B chromosome 14, HanXRQr2.0-SUNRISE, whole genome shotgun sequence includes these proteins:
- the LOC110907111 gene encoding uncharacterized protein LOC110907111, whose translation MDKAMRCLALLLFLVAPPCCLASPPPPPSPSTPVASWKHVLHIIDKDLKDLKFWCEALDDLLDDYTLQPGQKIKLVVATNSLYDCRFKWQSREKMVYVFDDGLISHCVGGFVKDCTWEARTDGFWFYDNKKHWIKKDHW comes from the coding sequence ATGGACAAGGCCATGAGATGCCTAGCTTTGTTACTTTTCCTTGTGGCACCACCGTGTTGCTTGGCCAGTCCGCCACCACCGCCTTCGCCATCTACTCCGGTAGCTAGCTGGAAGCATGTCCTCCACATCATAGACAAAGATCTTAAAGATCTCAAATTTTGGTGTGAAGCTCTAGATGATCTTCTTGATGATTATACGCTTCAACCGGGCCAGAAAATTAAACTTGTTGTAGCTACCAATAGTTTATACGACTGCCGTTTCAAATGGCAATCAAGAGAAAAAATGGTTTATGTTTTCGATGATGGTTTGATTAGTCATTGTGTTGGGGGCTTTGTTAAAGATTGTACGTGGGAGGCAAGAACCGATGGTTTTTGGTTTTATGACAACAAGAAACATTGGATTAAAAAGGATCACTGGTAg